In the Sphingomonas sp. LM7 genome, one interval contains:
- a CDS encoding AMP-binding protein — MQPYGLTIDKFLDHAAKWFGDREIVEADAGRVVARFGYAELRDRSNRMSGALAALGLQFGDRVGTLGWNTRHHLELYYAAMGAGLVCHTLNPRLTPAHLAAMINEAQNRVLAVAADLLPLLREVAPLCPTIEAAVVMDALPPDTQPLGSHPARIWAYEALLAEKGAPYVWGAFDENAPAGLCYTSGTTGSPKGVIYTHRSNYLHTLRVLQADAMAITSRDAVLVAVPMFHANGWGLPFAGAAAGAKLVLPGRTLDGASLAALIRDEGVTMAVGVQTIWLGLADHLDAAGGTLPSLERVLIGGSSCPDALLRRLEERLGCKVQTSWGMTELSPTGTVAPLHALGDSRASGRPPIGLDLKLADAEGNALVPQRGILGHLKVKGQSVIERYFLSEDSALDDEGYFDTGDLAMIDAEGNLTICGRAKDLIKSGGEWINPTEIEVIVGAHPAVRHVAVIGRSDVRWGERPVLIVETDDAQDPGALLGLLRGRVADFWIPSEVAEIAAMPLAASGKIDKQRLRADYAEGRIAGVRVGR, encoded by the coding sequence ATGCAGCCCTACGGCCTGACGATAGACAAATTCCTCGATCATGCCGCCAAATGGTTCGGCGACCGCGAGATCGTCGAGGCCGATGCCGGGCGAGTAGTGGCGCGCTTCGGCTATGCCGAACTGCGCGACCGCAGCAATCGCATGTCGGGCGCGCTCGCCGCGCTCGGGCTGCAGTTCGGTGACCGGGTCGGCACGCTCGGCTGGAACACCCGGCACCATCTCGAACTCTATTACGCGGCGATGGGGGCGGGGCTGGTGTGCCACACGCTAAATCCGCGACTGACGCCCGCGCATCTCGCGGCGATGATCAACGAAGCGCAGAACCGCGTGCTCGCAGTCGCGGCGGACCTGCTGCCGCTTCTGCGCGAAGTCGCGCCGCTTTGCCCGACGATCGAAGCGGCCGTGGTGATGGATGCCCTGCCCCCCGATACGCAGCCCCTCGGGTCGCACCCTGCGCGTATCTGGGCCTATGAAGCGCTGCTCGCCGAGAAGGGCGCGCCATACGTCTGGGGTGCGTTCGACGAGAATGCGCCGGCAGGGCTCTGCTACACGTCCGGCACTACCGGCAGCCCGAAGGGCGTGATCTACACCCACCGCTCCAATTATCTGCACACGCTGCGTGTCCTCCAGGCCGATGCGATGGCGATCACCAGCCGCGACGCGGTGCTGGTCGCGGTGCCGATGTTCCACGCCAATGGCTGGGGCCTGCCCTTTGCCGGGGCGGCGGCGGGCGCCAAGCTGGTGCTGCCGGGCCGCACGCTCGACGGAGCGAGCCTCGCCGCGCTGATCCGCGACGAAGGTGTGACGATGGCGGTCGGGGTGCAAACGATATGGCTCGGCCTTGCCGATCACCTCGACGCCGCGGGGGGCACGCTGCCTTCGCTCGAGCGCGTATTGATCGGTGGATCGAGTTGCCCCGACGCGCTGCTCCGCAGGCTGGAGGAGCGCCTGGGCTGCAAGGTGCAGACCAGCTGGGGCATGACCGAGCTTTCCCCCACCGGCACGGTCGCGCCGCTGCACGCGCTGGGCGACTCGCGTGCCTCGGGCCGGCCGCCGATCGGGCTCGACCTCAAACTGGCAGACGCGGAGGGCAATGCGCTGGTCCCACAACGGGGTATTCTCGGCCATCTCAAGGTCAAGGGGCAGAGCGTGATCGAGCGCTATTTCCTGTCAGAAGATTCCGCGCTCGATGACGAGGGCTATTTCGACACCGGCGACCTCGCGATGATCGATGCGGAAGGAAACCTCACCATCTGCGGCCGCGCCAAGGACTTGATCAAGTCGGGCGGCGAATGGATCAACCCGACCGAGATCGAAGTCATCGTCGGCGCGCATCCGGCGGTGCGGCATGTCGCGGTGATAGGGCGCTCGGACGTTCGATGGGGCGAGCGCCCAGTGCTGATCGTCGAGACCGACGACGCGCAGGATCCCGGCGCGCTGCTCGGGCTGCTACGGGGCAGGGTGGCGGATTTCTGGATCCCGAGCGAAGTCGCCGAGATCGCCGCGATGCCGCTGGCGGCTTCGGGCAAGATCGACAAGCAGCGCCTGCGCGCGGACTATGCCGAGGGGCGCATCGCCGGAGTCAGGGTAGGGCGTTGA
- a CDS encoding MFS transporter: protein MEPEAPGNRRWIVLVTLTFVYVLNFLDRQLLGILAKPIQDSLQVTDGQLGLIGGLYFAFFYCFIAIPVGWLADRTHRVGVLSLACAIWSGATMACGFAATYPQLVVARMLVGFGEAGGVPPSYAIISDTFPPGKRGTAFGIYNLGPPIGAALGIAFGASIAAAFDWRDAFIAIGVIGIITAAVVPFIVREPKRGATDTGPVLTKAKAPFWGTVGMFFTHPVLMLAALGSGATQFVTYGLGNFAVLFLIREKGMTLEQIALWYALAVALGMGVGMVVSGRVIDRLTGVSRTGYAIAPAVSLAIALPFYVAFVWAPGWQLALALLTVVMFFNYFYLSASVALVQEEVRPDQRVLSGALLLLVMNFIGLGLGPTWVGAASDWFKAQGSTHSLQTALFTLTPFYLIAIALFLWLARILRAETPAGKVVPA, encoded by the coding sequence GTGGAACCTGAGGCCCCCGGCAATCGCCGATGGATCGTGCTCGTCACGCTCACCTTCGTCTATGTGCTCAATTTCCTCGACCGGCAATTGCTCGGCATCCTCGCCAAGCCGATTCAGGATTCGCTCCAAGTCACCGATGGCCAGCTCGGGCTGATCGGCGGGCTGTATTTCGCGTTCTTCTATTGCTTCATCGCGATTCCGGTCGGCTGGCTCGCCGATCGCACGCACCGCGTCGGCGTGCTTTCGCTCGCCTGCGCGATCTGGAGCGGCGCGACGATGGCGTGCGGGTTCGCGGCGACTTACCCCCAGCTCGTCGTCGCGAGGATGCTGGTCGGGTTCGGGGAAGCAGGCGGCGTGCCGCCTTCTTATGCGATCATCTCGGACACTTTCCCGCCGGGCAAGCGTGGCACGGCGTTCGGCATTTACAATCTCGGGCCGCCGATCGGCGCAGCTTTGGGCATCGCGTTCGGCGCTTCGATCGCCGCAGCGTTCGACTGGCGCGACGCGTTCATCGCGATCGGCGTGATCGGGATCATCACCGCGGCCGTCGTGCCGTTCATCGTCCGCGAGCCCAAGCGCGGCGCCACCGATACCGGACCTGTGCTGACCAAGGCCAAGGCGCCGTTCTGGGGCACGGTGGGCATGTTCTTCACCCATCCCGTGCTGATGCTCGCCGCATTGGGCAGCGGCGCGACCCAGTTCGTCACCTATGGTCTCGGCAATTTCGCGGTGCTGTTCCTGATCCGCGAGAAGGGGATGACGCTCGAGCAGATCGCGCTCTGGTACGCGCTGGCAGTGGCGCTCGGCATGGGTGTCGGCATGGTCGTATCGGGCCGCGTGATCGACCGGCTGACCGGCGTTTCGCGCACCGGCTATGCTATTGCACCGGCGGTATCGCTGGCCATCGCCCTGCCCTTTTATGTCGCGTTCGTCTGGGCGCCGGGCTGGCAGCTCGCGCTGGCGTTGCTGACTGTGGTGATGTTCTTCAATTACTTCTACCTCTCCGCCTCGGTTGCGCTGGTGCAGGAAGAGGTTCGCCCCGATCAGCGCGTGCTTTCGGGCGCGTTGCTGCTGCTGGTGATGAATTTCATCGGCCTGGGTCTCGGCCCGACTTGGGTCGGCGCGGCGAGCGACTGGTTCAAGGCGCAGGGCTCGACTCACTCGCTCCAGACCGCATTGTTCACGCTCACGCCCTTCTACCTGATCGCCATCGCACTGTTCCTCTGGCTCGCGCGCATCCTCCGCGCCGAGACTCCCGCCGGAAAGGTCGTCCCCGCATGA
- a CDS encoding carboxylesterase/lipase family protein produces MKLLQSAAFAALALGASPALAQAPTVAAPSGSVQGTLDGSIRSFKGIPYAVPPVGGMRWRPPAPMQPWKGVRAATDFGPACVQPQSKTPSVYSPAEPLPVSEDCLTLNVWAPANAKKAPVFFWVHGGALVTGSSREPMYDGKRLAEQGMIVVSINYRLGVLGWLAHPALSLESPQKVSGNYGLLDQMAALAWVKHNIAAFGGDPANVTIAGESAGGLSVLFLMESPLARGMFAKAIAQSAYMVAMPELKKSAYGAPSAEAVGQMLSAGVQAPTLAALRGMDAQKITDSAAKLGFFPFGAVDGLVLPEQMVTSFDKGKQAPVPVLAGFNQGEIRSLMMLAPKAPESAADYEKAIRERYGDFADAFLKLYPAADYRESTLATTRDALYGWTSERLARKQTALGQPSYLYLFDHGYPAMDQAGLHAFHASEIPYVFGTFDGTPPRWPQVPDSDRSLSDNMMRYWANFAKSGAAGPGWPAYGDKRNYLHIAHTPQAKAGLMPGMYDQYEAVVCRRRAAGVAWNWNVGLASPKLPGKAAGCE; encoded by the coding sequence ATGAAGCTGCTCCAATCCGCCGCCTTTGCCGCGCTGGCGCTGGGCGCATCCCCTGCCCTCGCCCAGGCGCCGACCGTCGCTGCGCCTTCGGGATCGGTGCAGGGCACGCTCGACGGGAGCATCCGCAGCTTCAAGGGCATTCCCTATGCCGTGCCGCCGGTGGGCGGGATGCGCTGGCGTCCGCCCGCACCGATGCAGCCGTGGAAAGGCGTGCGCGCCGCCACCGATTTCGGTCCGGCCTGCGTCCAGCCGCAAAGCAAGACTCCGTCAGTCTATTCGCCCGCCGAGCCGCTGCCGGTCAGCGAGGACTGCCTGACGCTCAACGTCTGGGCGCCTGCGAATGCGAAAAAGGCGCCAGTGTTCTTCTGGGTCCATGGCGGTGCGCTGGTCACGGGATCGAGCCGCGAGCCGATGTACGACGGCAAGCGCCTCGCCGAGCAGGGCATGATCGTGGTGTCGATCAACTATCGTCTTGGCGTGCTCGGCTGGCTGGCGCATCCGGCGCTGAGCCTGGAGTCGCCGCAAAAGGTATCGGGCAATTATGGGCTGCTCGACCAGATGGCCGCGCTCGCCTGGGTGAAGCACAATATCGCGGCGTTCGGCGGCGATCCTGCCAATGTGACCATCGCGGGCGAATCCGCGGGCGGGCTGAGCGTGCTGTTCCTGATGGAATCGCCACTCGCGCGCGGGATGTTCGCGAAGGCGATCGCGCAGAGCGCGTACATGGTTGCGATGCCCGAGCTCAAGAAGAGCGCGTACGGCGCGCCCTCGGCAGAGGCAGTGGGGCAGATGCTCTCCGCCGGGGTGCAAGCGCCGACGCTGGCGGCACTGCGCGGGATGGACGCGCAGAAGATCACCGACAGCGCCGCCAAGCTCGGCTTCTTCCCCTTCGGCGCGGTCGATGGGCTGGTGCTGCCCGAACAGATGGTGACCAGTTTCGACAAGGGCAAGCAGGCGCCGGTGCCGGTCCTCGCCGGGTTCAACCAGGGCGAGATCCGCTCGCTGATGATGCTCGCGCCCAAGGCGCCCGAGAGCGCGGCCGACTATGAGAAGGCGATCCGCGAACGCTATGGCGACTTCGCCGATGCGTTCCTGAAGCTCTATCCGGCGGCCGACTATAGGGAGAGCACCCTCGCGACCACGCGCGACGCGCTCTACGGCTGGACCTCCGAGCGGCTGGCGCGCAAGCAGACCGCATTGGGCCAGCCATCCTATCTCTATCTGTTCGATCACGGATATCCGGCGATGGATCAGGCCGGGCTCCACGCCTTCCACGCCAGCGAGATTCCGTACGTGTTCGGCACGTTCGACGGCACGCCACCGCGTTGGCCCCAAGTGCCTGACAGCGATCGGTCGCTGTCCGATAATATGATGCGCTATTGGGCGAACTTCGCGAAGAGCGGCGCGGCCGGGCCGGGCTGGCCGGCCTATGGCGACAAGCGCAACTACCTGCACATTGCCCATACTCCGCAGGCGAAGGCCGGGCTGATGCCGGGGATGTACGACCAGTATGAGGCGGTAGTGTGCCGGCGGCGGGCTGCGGGCGTTGCCTGGAACTGGAACGTGGGGCTGGCCTCGCCGAAACTGCCGGGGAAGGCGGCGGGTTGCGAATAG